In the genome of Diaphorobacter sp. HDW4A, the window CTGCTTGGAAGATTGCTCCGGCATTGGCTTACGGCAACTGTGTGGTGTTCAAACCAGCAGATCTGGTGCCAGGCAGTGCGTGGGCATTGGCCGAGATCATCAGCCGCAGCGGGATTCCGGCGGGGGTGTTCAATCTGGTGATGGGGCGCGGCAGCGTGGTGGGAGATGCGCTGGTGAATCACCCGGGCGTGAATGCCATCAGCTTCACAGGCTCGCAGGCGGTGGGCACGCGGATTGCGCAGCAGTGCGTGCAGAGTCTCAAGAAGGTGCAGCTCGAGATGGGTGGCAAGAACCCGCAGGTTGTGCTGGATGACGCGAATCTGGAGCAGGCCGTGGAGCTGTGCGTGCAAAGCGCCTTCTTCTCGAGCGGGCAGCGCTGCACGGCGTCGAGCCGCATCATCGTGACGGACGGAATTCACGACCTGTTTGTCGATGCGATGAAGGCGCGCATGGCCACCCTCAAGGTGGGCGATGCGCTGGCAGCGGACGTCGATATCGGGCCCGTGGTTTCGCAGGCGCAGTTGGAGCAGGACCTGAGCTATGTGGAAATCGGCAGGCACGAAGGCGGGCTGCTGGCTGCCGGTGGCGAGCGGCTGGAGCGCGAGAAAAACGGCTTTTACATGGCGCCAGCGCTCCTCATCGACACCACAAGCGAGATGCGCATCAACCGCGAAGAGGTCTTTGGTCCGGTTGCGAGCGTCATCCGTGTGAAGGACTACGAAGCCGCTCTGTTCGAAGCCAACAACACGCCGTTCGGTCTGTCGGCTGGAATTGCGACGACTTCGCTGAAGCACGCCACACACTTCAAACGCCACAGCCAGGCGGGCATGGTGATGGTGAATCTGCCGACCGCTGGCGTGGACTACCACGTGCCGTTCGGCGGTCGCAAGGAGTCGAGCTATGGCCCGCGCGAGCAGGGGCGCTATGCACAGGAATTCTTCACCGTGGTGAAGACGGCATACATCGGTTGCTGAGGATGGGCTGGATGACCTGATGGCCGTTGGCGCCATCCAGCACCGAAGCGATTCGGTTATTTCGTCGTCAGACCGGAAGCCTTCACGATGGTCTCCGTGCGCGGCGTTTCCTTGGCGATGAACTGCTCGAAGTCCTGCACGCTGCCGCCCATCGGTTCCGCGCCGGTGCCCTGCAGTTTCTTGTTGAATTCCGCGTTCTTCAGCGCTTCATTGATCGCCGCGTTGAGCTTGCCCACGATGAGCTTGGGCGTGCCGCCCGGTGCTGCGATGCCATACCACGGTGCAATGTTGTAGCCGGGGATCTTCTGCTCGGCAATGGTGGGGATGTCTTTGGCCATGTCGGAGCGTTTGTCGGTAGACATCCCCAGCGCGACGAGCTTGCCCGCGTTCACCTGAGGCAGGGCGGTCATGATGGTGTCGAAGTACAGCGATACATGGCCCGCGATCAACGCCGGAATCGCGTCGCCAGCGCCCTTATAGGGCACATGCAGGATGTCCACGCCCGCCATCTGCTTGAACATCTCTCCCGCGATGTGCGAGGTGGTTCCTGCACCGAACGAGGCGTAGGACAGCTCGCCGGGGTGAGTCTTGGCGTACTGGATCAGTTCGGCCAGTGTCTTGAATGGTTGATCTTTGTTGGTCAGCAGCACGTTCGGCGTGTAGGCGACAAGTGCCACCTTTTCGAACGTGTCCGGGTTGTAGCTCAGGTTCTTGAGCGTGAACTTGTTGGTCACCATCGAAGCTGGGCCGCTCATGAGCAGCGTGTAGCCGTCAGCAGGTGCATTCGCCACCGCAATGCTGCCGATGCTGGCGGAGCCGCCTGGCTTGTTGTCCACGATGAAACTCTGTTTGAATTTGGCGCTCAAGCTGTGGGCGAGCTGGCGCGAGATCAGATCAGTGGCCGAGCCGGCGGAGAACGGTACGACGATCTTGACTGCGCGGGTTGGCCACTGTTCAGGAGCTTCGTTGGCCATGACGGCTCCTGCATGTGCGCCGACGAGCGCGACGATCAGACTTGTCAGATTTTTGTTGAACTTGAACTGCATGCTGGCAACCTTTCTAGCGTGTGATGAATGCAAAGCGGACGTAAACGGGGGGGAGTCGTTGGAGCGCGTTCAGCCACGCTGCAGGACTCGGGCCTGCTGCGGGAAATGCTGAACTGCGGTGAGCGAACGGTCTGCCGGAGGGCTTAGTAGCCGAGCGCGCAGCCGTCCTTGCGGTGGTCGGACGCGCCTTGCAGCGAGCCGTTGTCCCAGTCGATGCGGATGGCCTGGCAGCCGCCGATCGCTGGTTGTGCAGGGGCGATGAACTGGTAGCCCTTGGTCGTCAATTCATCGGTGGCTTCGGCTGGCATGGTGTGCTCGCACTCGACCACGTCCTTGCCTGGAATCGGGAAGAGGCGGGGCAGGTCGCTTGCGGCCTGAATGTCCATACCGTAGTCGACCACCTTGCTGAGAAAGTGTGCGTGGCCCATGGCTTGGTAGTGGCCGCCCATCACGCCGAACACATATTCGATGCGGCCGTTCTTGGAGGCCATGCCCGGAATGATGGTGTGCAGTGGGCGCTTGTGTGGGCCGATGCAGTTGGGATGGTCTGCCTGAAGTTCGAAACTCTGTCCACGGTTGTGCAGCAAAATGCCTGTGCCCGGA includes:
- a CDS encoding aldehyde dehydrogenase family protein — translated: MTISPFDNFIDGAWFAGSSYAKNINPSDTSDVIGEYAQADAAQLNQAVGAARAAFASWSVSGIQARADALDKIGTEILARREELGTLLSREEGKTRPEGIGEATRAGNIFKFFAGECLRLVGEVIPSVRPGVGVEVTREPVGVVGLITAWNFPIAIPAWKIAPALAYGNCVVFKPADLVPGSAWALAEIISRSGIPAGVFNLVMGRGSVVGDALVNHPGVNAISFTGSQAVGTRIAQQCVQSLKKVQLEMGGKNPQVVLDDANLEQAVELCVQSAFFSSGQRCTASSRIIVTDGIHDLFVDAMKARMATLKVGDALAADVDIGPVVSQAQLEQDLSYVEIGRHEGGLLAAGGERLEREKNGFYMAPALLIDTTSEMRINREEVFGPVASVIRVKDYEAALFEANNTPFGLSAGIATTSLKHATHFKRHSQAGMVMVNLPTAGVDYHVPFGGRKESSYGPREQGRYAQEFFTVVKTAYIGC
- a CDS encoding tripartite tricarboxylate transporter substrate binding protein; translation: MQFKFNKNLTSLIVALVGAHAGAVMANEAPEQWPTRAVKIVVPFSAGSATDLISRQLAHSLSAKFKQSFIVDNKPGGSASIGSIAVANAPADGYTLLMSGPASMVTNKFTLKNLSYNPDTFEKVALVAYTPNVLLTNKDQPFKTLAELIQYAKTHPGELSYASFGAGTTSHIAGEMFKQMAGVDILHVPYKGAGDAIPALIAGHVSLYFDTIMTALPQVNAGKLVALGMSTDKRSDMAKDIPTIAEQKIPGYNIAPWYGIAAPGGTPKLIVGKLNAAINEALKNAEFNKKLQGTGAEPMGGSVQDFEQFIAKETPRTETIVKASGLTTK